One window of the Euwallacea similis isolate ESF13 chromosome 28, ESF131.1, whole genome shotgun sequence genome contains the following:
- the LOC136417387 gene encoding venom serine protease 34-like: MEVSLRVSAVFVLVGVGALSTQSDDEAKLVSGVVQYANLTGCDCGWRNSDLRIVGGMETGINEFPAMAALINLESGLLYCGAHIISDRFLLTAAHCVYGKDPGTLGVLVGDHNITAGEDTPYSALYYVYDYLIHPSYSTSTYVNDIAIIKTDSQIIFSNYVGPICLPFRYYLADFAAQTSIILGWGQIEFSGPTSDVLLGANLQIISNVQCQSEGNGEVIVDEEVCTYADGKDSCQSDSGGPVLWTDATRNRMHLIGIISHGTGCATNFPGINTRVTSFLDWIVSSTDASYCYM; encoded by the exons ATGG AAGTCTCCTTACGTGTCTCTGCAGTATTTGTTCTTGTTGGGGTTGGGGCACTTTCAACTCAGAGTGATGATGAAGCCAAATTAGTGAGTGGTGTAGTTCAGTATGCCAATTTAACAGGTTGCGATTGCGGATGGAGAAATTCT GATCTTCGAATTGTCGGAGGGATGGAAACTGGAATTAACGAGTTCCCAGCAATGGCTGCTTTAATCAATTTAGAGTCTGGTTTGCTCTATTGCGGAGCTCATATCATTTCTGACAGATTCCTCTTAACAGCTGCTCATTGCGTCTATGGAAAGGACCCAGGGACTTTAGGTGTTTTAGTTGGAGATCACAATATAACTGCAG GTGAAGACACCCCATATTCAGCCCTCTACTACGTATATGATTACCTAATACATCCATCATATAGCACCAGCACATACGTCAATGACATAGCtattataaaaacagattctcaaattattttcagtaattatGTGGGCCCTATATGTCTGCCCTTCAGATATTACCTAGCAGATTTCGCTGCTCAGACCAGTATCATATTGG GGTGGGGCCAAATTGAGTTTTCTGGACCAACATCGGACGTTTTGCTGGGAGCAAACTTACAGATAATTTCAAACGTTCAATGCCAATCAGAAGGGAACGGTGAGGTTATAGTGGACGAGGAGGTGTGCACTTATGCGGATG GAAAAGACTCCTGCCAGTCGGATTCAGGTGGGCCAGTTCTGTGGACTGACGCAACTCGTAATAGGATGCATTTAATTGGGATAATTTCACATGGGACGGGGTGCGCCACGAATTTCCCAGGGATTAATACCAGGGTTACCTCGTTCTTGGATTGGATTGTTAGCAGCACAG aTGCTTCTTACTGCTATATGTGA